In the Oncorhynchus tshawytscha isolate Ot180627B unplaced genomic scaffold, Otsh_v2.0 Un_contig_9442_pilon_pilon, whole genome shotgun sequence genome, one interval contains:
- the LOC121838803 gene encoding adhesion G protein-coupled receptor B3-like, whose translation MGSCRAATITGTLSRISLNDEEDEKGPEGLNYSTLPGNIISKVMIQQPGMHMGPMGDMGEGCLGDSVSDMRRTVYLCTDDALRQSDQDMGGHGHGGMGSGHDMGSMGGMGGMGGHSPQGQMMETDYIVMPRASAAAAGSGNCNTLPTLLKDDSSTKMNMGLGMGDTLPHDRMMQHYKMAPDFNMSPTGMGGIGVMEHMNMGVNMDQNLQQQYGSGGGQEHMQQNLPFEPRTAVKNFLAEMEETGGLSRSETGSTISMSSLERRKSRYQDLDFEKVMHTRKRHMELFQELNQKFQTLDRFQDIPNMGSMDKAMANKNPWESYNPACEYQNYASMNALDPDPKDSLEMTAAEWEKCVNLPLDVQEGDFQTEV comes from the exons ATGGGCTCTTGCCGCGCGGCGACCATCACCGGCACCCTATCCCGCATCTCTCTgaatgatgaggaggatgagaaggGTCCCGAGGGGCTCAACTACTCCACCTTACCTGGCAACATCATCTCCAAGGTGATGATCCAGCAGCCCGGCATGCACATGGGCCCCATGGGGGACATGGGTGAGGGCTGCCTGGGCGATAGCGTGTCCGACATGCGCCGCACCGTCTACCTGTGCACCGATGATGCTCTCCGTCAGTCCGACCAGGATATGGGCGGGCACGGGCATGGCGGGATGGGCAGTGGCCACGACATGGGCAGCATGGGCGGTATGGGTGGTATGGGCGGACATTCACCCCAAGGCCAGATGATGGAGACAGACTACATCGTGATGCCACGAGCTTCGGCGGCGGCAGCAGGATCTGGGAACTGTAACACACTTCCCACTCTCCTGAAGGACGATAGCTCCACCAAGATGAACATGGGCCTGGGCATGGGAGATACGCTGCCCCATGATAGGATGATGCAACACTACAAGATGGCACCGGACTTCAACATGAGCCCGACGGGGATGGGCGGGATTGGGGTCATGGAGCACATGAACATGGGGGTGAACATGGATCAGAACCTACAGCAGCAGTATGGgtcaggaggaggacaggaacacatgCAGCAGAACCTGCCCTTTGAACCCCGAACAGCTGTCAAGAACTTCCTGGCTGAGATGGAAGAGACTGGAGGGCTGTCGAGGAGCGAGACGGGATCCACCATATCCATGAGCtccttagag AGAAGAAAATCGCGCTACCAAGATCTGGACTTTGAA AAAGTCATGCACACCAGGAAAAGACACATGGAGCTGTTCCAAGAACTGAATCAGAAATTTCAAACCCTGGATCGATTTCAAGACATACCAAATATGGGCAGCATG GACAAGGCCATGGCCAACAAGAACCCCTGGGAGAGCTACAACCCAGCCTGTGAGTACCAGAACTACGCCAGTATGAATGCACTAGACCCTGACCCCAAGGACTCTCTGGAGATGACCGCAGCAGAGTGGGAGAAGTGTGTCAATCTCCCCTTAGACGTCCAGGAAGGAGACTTCCAGACAGAGgtctga